From a single Pelodiscus sinensis isolate JC-2024 chromosome 4, ASM4963464v1, whole genome shotgun sequence genomic region:
- the PPP2R5E gene encoding serine/threonine-protein phosphatase 2A 56 kDa regulatory subunit epsilon isoform isoform X12 — translation MDKIEEQFANLRIAKRALTEDPTYLLDIDVSKSVQAESNHLVAVSCSNKSIRVYNRETLHLLREYSGHPGLLNGVRFAHTSDNTLFSACSDGTIKCWDTRLATQETVQLFSGYPSNVFISFDINCSDLIVCAGTEKVEEDTFMVFWDARSNTNYACTAKEPLGTYSETHNDDITKICFHPLKPNLVASGSTDGLVNVFDINKENEDDALLATCNSDSSVSFIGWCGKDYKQVYCMTHTEGFCWWDLSQIDTEEPMTILQILDVREVVCIETSNLHYLIGGLYHEKADKLFIVGGTAMGNIHLMNCGIDGLSLVGTLHGGHSATVRSFYWNMTDDSLLTGGEDAQLLLWKPGAVERSLVKKTSMKIASSVQQRVRVHSNSQKQDTVKL, via the coding sequence TAACTGAAGACCCTACTTACTTACTGGATATAGATGTTTCAAAATCTGTGCAAGCAGAAAGCAACCACTTAGTTGCTGTTTCTTGTTCCAATAAATCAATTAGAGTATATAATAGAGAAACGTTACACTTGCTAAGGGAGTATAGTGGCCATCCTGGATTACTTAATGGAGTCAGATTTGCTCATACAAGTGACAATACATTGTTTTCAGCATGCAGTGATGGCACAATAAAATGTTGGGATACCCGCTTAGCTACTCAGGAAACTGTACAGTTATTCAGTGGTTATCCATCAAATGTTTTCATCAGCTTCGATATTAATTGCAGTGATCTCATAGTTTGTGCTGGGACAGAAAAAGTTGAAGAGGACACATTCATGGTGTTTTGGGATGCAAGAAGTAATACAAACTATGCATGCACAGCTAAAGAGCCTTTAGGAACCTATTCAGAGACTCATAATGATGATATCACTAAAATATGTTTTCATCCTCTTAAACCCAATTTGGTAGCCTCTGGGTCAACTGATGGATTGGTTAATGTGTTTGATATTAACAAGGAAAATGAAGATGATGCTTTGCTTGCAACTTGTAATTCAGATTCATCAGTAAGTTTTATTGGTTGGTGTGGGAAAGATTATAAACAGGTATATTGCATGACACACACAGAAGGATTTTGTTGGTGGGATCTTAGTCAAATAGATACTGAAGAACCAATGACAATATTGCAGATTCTGGATGTAAGAGAAGTAGTCTGCATTGAAACTAGCAACTTACACTATCTGATAGGTGGCTTGTATCATGAAAAGGCAGACAAATTGTTTATTGTTGGTGGAACAGCTATGGGAAACATTCACCTAATGAATTGTGGCATTGATGGACTGAGCCTTGTGGGCACCCTTCATGGAGGGCACTCTGCTACAGTTCGCTCATTCTACTGGAACATGACAGATGATTCTTTGTTGACTGGTGGAGAGGATGCACAGCTGTTGCTATGGAAACCTGGAGCTGTGGAAAGATCCCTTGTAAAGAAGACATCTATGAAAATTGCTTCCTCTGTTCAGCAGCGAGTGAGAGTTCACAGCAACTCTCAAAAGCAAGACACAGTAAAATTATGA
- the PPP2R5E gene encoding serine/threonine-protein phosphatase 2A 56 kDa regulatory subunit epsilon isoform isoform X11: MVSKMIPTNFGCSLLTAAMDKIEEQFANLRIAKRALTEDPTYLLDIDVSKSVQAESNHLVAVSCSNKSIRVYNRETLHLLREYSGHPGLLNGVRFAHTSDNTLFSACSDGTIKCWDTRLATQETVQLFSGYPSNVFISFDINCSDLIVCAGTEKVEEDTFMVFWDARSNTNYACTAKEPLGTYSETHNDDITKICFHPLKPNLVASGSTDGLVNVFDINKENEDDALLATCNSDSSVSFIGWCGKDYKQVYCMTHTEGFCWWDLSQIDTEEPMTILQILDVREVVCIETSNLHYLIGGLYHEKADKLFIVGGTAMGNIHLMNCGIDGLSLVGTLHGGHSATVRSFYWNMTDDSLLTGGEDAQLLLWKPGAVERSLVKKTSMKIASSVQQRVRVHSNSQKQDTVKL; this comes from the coding sequence TAACTGAAGACCCTACTTACTTACTGGATATAGATGTTTCAAAATCTGTGCAAGCAGAAAGCAACCACTTAGTTGCTGTTTCTTGTTCCAATAAATCAATTAGAGTATATAATAGAGAAACGTTACACTTGCTAAGGGAGTATAGTGGCCATCCTGGATTACTTAATGGAGTCAGATTTGCTCATACAAGTGACAATACATTGTTTTCAGCATGCAGTGATGGCACAATAAAATGTTGGGATACCCGCTTAGCTACTCAGGAAACTGTACAGTTATTCAGTGGTTATCCATCAAATGTTTTCATCAGCTTCGATATTAATTGCAGTGATCTCATAGTTTGTGCTGGGACAGAAAAAGTTGAAGAGGACACATTCATGGTGTTTTGGGATGCAAGAAGTAATACAAACTATGCATGCACAGCTAAAGAGCCTTTAGGAACCTATTCAGAGACTCATAATGATGATATCACTAAAATATGTTTTCATCCTCTTAAACCCAATTTGGTAGCCTCTGGGTCAACTGATGGATTGGTTAATGTGTTTGATATTAACAAGGAAAATGAAGATGATGCTTTGCTTGCAACTTGTAATTCAGATTCATCAGTAAGTTTTATTGGTTGGTGTGGGAAAGATTATAAACAGGTATATTGCATGACACACACAGAAGGATTTTGTTGGTGGGATCTTAGTCAAATAGATACTGAAGAACCAATGACAATATTGCAGATTCTGGATGTAAGAGAAGTAGTCTGCATTGAAACTAGCAACTTACACTATCTGATAGGTGGCTTGTATCATGAAAAGGCAGACAAATTGTTTATTGTTGGTGGAACAGCTATGGGAAACATTCACCTAATGAATTGTGGCATTGATGGACTGAGCCTTGTGGGCACCCTTCATGGAGGGCACTCTGCTACAGTTCGCTCATTCTACTGGAACATGACAGATGATTCTTTGTTGACTGGTGGAGAGGATGCACAGCTGTTGCTATGGAAACCTGGAGCTGTGGAAAGATCCCTTGTAAAGAAGACATCTATGAAAATTGCTTCCTCTGTTCAGCAGCGAGTGAGAGTTCACAGCAACTCTCAAAAGCAAGACACAGTAAAATTATGA